The Callospermophilus lateralis isolate mCalLat2 chromosome 15, mCalLat2.hap1, whole genome shotgun sequence genome window below encodes:
- the Ifit3 gene encoding interferon-induced protein with tetratricopeptide repeats 3, with the protein MSEIPKNSLEKILPQLKCHFTWNLFKEESASCYLQDRVCNQIEFLNAESKATMYNLLAYIKHLDGQNKAALEYLQKAEESIHEKHDEQTEIRSLVTWGNYAWVYYHMDQPEDAWTYVNKVKDICAKFSNPYSIECPELDCEEGWTRLQCGRNERAKMCFQKALEEKPNNPESSTGLAIAMYHLDKKPKKNFSVNALKQAIDLNINNQYLKVLLALSLQKMNEKDEADKLVEEALEKAPYQTDVLQKAAYYYEKKGNLDKAIDLFLRALESTPNNSYLYYHIMCCYKEMAIQMQNIEEPKASEYREKIEELRKLAKGHIDKVFENGLGSLGAPSEFTKFLEAEECYQKVFGKEIPEAERQPLQPHSCSLQKYQSKSEDTSAVQNGLESFHLSKTSTEKEEMKHPSQSTTESPLQPSPPNPWYLRGLNHKREGNLQQAVECYEKKLGHLLRDAPSGIGQVFLSAYGLEGDSEEMCQDTGSSTSREHPDS; encoded by the exons ATGAG TGAGATTCCCAAGAATTCCTTGGAGAAAATTCTTCCACAGCTGAAATGCCATTTCACCTGGAACTTATTCAAGGAAGAAAGTGCCTCATGTTATCTACAAGACAGGGTGTGTAACCAGATTGAATTTCTAAATGCTGAGTCCAAAGCTACAATGTACAATTTGTTGGCCTACATTAAACACCTGGATGGTCAAAACAAGGCAGCTCTGGAATACCTGCAGAAAGCTGAAGAGTCGATCCACGAAAAGCATGATGAGCAAACAGAAATCAGAAGTCTGGTCACCTGGGGAAACTATGCCTGGGTCTACTATCACATGGACCAACCCGAAGACGCTTGGACCTATGTGAACAAAGTGAAAGACATCTGCGCAAAGTTTTCAAATCCTTACAGCATTGAGTGTCCTGAGCTTGACTGTGAGGAAGGATGGACGCGACTACAGTGTGGAAGAAATGAAAGAGCAAAGATGTGTTTCCAGAAGGCTCTGGAAGAGAAACCCAACAACCCCGAATCCTCCACTGGACTGGCAATTGCAATGTACCATCTGGATAAGAAACCAAAGAAGAACTTCTCTGTCAATGCTCTGAAGCAGGCCATTGACCTGAATATCAACAACCAGTATCTCAAAGTTCTGTTAGCCCTGAGCCTGCAGAAGATGAATGAAAAAGACGAAGCAGATAAATTGGTTGAGGAGGCTTTGGAGAAGGCCCCTTACCAAACAGATGTCCTTCAAAAGGCAGCCTATTATTACGAGAAAAAAGGTAACCTAGACAAAGCTATTGATCTGTTTCTAAGGGCATTGGAATCCACTCCAAACAATAGCTATCTCTATTACCATATTATGTGCTGCTACAAGGAAATGGCCATACAGATGCAGAATATAGAAGAACCGAAAGCCAGTGAATATAGAGAGAAGATTGAAGAACTAAGGAAATTGGCTAAAGGCCATATAGATAAAGTTTTTGAGAATGGGTTGGGTTCTCTGGGTGCTCCCTCTGAATTCACCAAGTTCCTGGAAGCAGAAGAATGTTATCAGAAGGTGTTCGGTAAAGAGATCCCTGAGGCCGAGAGGCAACCACTTCAACCACACTCTTGCAGCCTTCAGAAGTATCAGAGTAAGTCTGAAGACACTTCCGCTGTCCAAAATGGCTTAGAGagttttcacctaagcaaaacatCAACTGAGAAGGAAGAGATGAAACATCCTTCACAGAGCACAACCGAGAGTCCACTTCAACCAAGTCCGCCAAATCCTTGGTATCTCCGAGGGTTAAATCACAAACGGGAGGGAAATCTGCAGCAGGCAGTGGAATGCTATGAGAAGAAACTGGGACACCTTCTAAGAGATGCTCCATCAGGTATTGGCCAAGTGTTCCTGTCAGCATATGGGCTTGAAGGTGACAGTGAAGAAATGTGCCAGGATACAGGCAGCTCCACTTCCAGAGAGCATCCAGACTCCTGA